The Dissulfuribacter thermophilus nucleotide sequence ACTATGTGCCAGTGCTCTACCCGTAAATATGCATGGACCCCTACATCCAAGAGCTCCATGGTCAAGTCGAGAATAAAGAAGCCCCAAAGGAACTTTACCAATGTTTTAATACAGTTAGCATCAGGCTCTTCTCCCTTAAACTTCATAATCAAGATATAGAGTAGGGTGATCCCTGCAATTCCGGATACACTAGCTGAAAGGAGGAACACCACTGGCATAAGTGGAGTGAACCACCAGTGCACGGCCTTTACTCCACCAAAGATGAAACCAACATATCCATGGAGCGTACATGCCCATGGAATACCTATGGCTGCCAGGAATTTGATAACCTTTTTGTCTGCTTCACGAGATTGTGGAGTCACCTGAGTGACCCCAAAGGTAAGCAACCAGTATAGTTTTTTGAGAACCCCCTGAGTCCTATGATACATATCTACCAGGGTTTCTCTATAGACAAGCAAGATCTCCATGATAAGTAGCAGCCCGTATGAGCCATAGATGTAACCGAATCCTGCCATTGCCGACGTAGGACTCGGCGTGATCAACATCTTAAATGCCCTCTCTGGATGCCCAAGGTGGTTCAAAAGGGGCAGGGTACAACAGGTCCAGAAAGCAAAGGCAAAGACCAATGAGAAGCGCGATACAGGCTTAAGGGCCTTTATGTTAAATACGTGATATAGGGATGATACTATGAATGCCCCTGCAATAATCCCAGTTATATAGGGGTAAAGGACAATCATAAAGCTCCAGTGCACATGGTGCTCGTTTGGCAGTATAAATCCTGTTAATTCAGTCATCACATCACCTCCTGGCGGGCGCCAAGATAGTAAAGATTGGGGTTGGTACCCATGTCTTTCTTTAAGACCGTGAGTATGTTTGGACTGTGTAAAATCTTATAGACCTCGGAGTTCTTATCATTCAGATCCCCAAACCTCCTTGCCTTTGTAGGACAGGCGTTAACACAGGCGGGCAAAAGTCCTCGTCTGACCCTATGGTAACACCAGGTGCATTTGTCAGAGGTGTGGCGCTCTGGATGGATGTAACGAACTCCGTATGGACATGCTTGAACGCAATAGGCACATCCTACACACTGCTCATAATCTATGAGGACAAATCCGTCTGGAGTCTGGAACGTAGCCCCAACCGGACATACCTGAACGCATGGGGGATCTTTACACATATTACACAGTTTGGGCACAAAGAATGCGTCTCTAATAGGCTTTTTTATGTCAGTCCTAGGCTGAAATCCATTGATGCCCCCATCAGGGGAATCCACGAAGACCTCCCCGTCTTCAGCAATTATGTATCTTTCGATCCAGGTTCGAGCAAAAGGATCTGGCACATTGTATTCATTCTTGTCAGCAACACAGCAGGAACCACAACCAATACACCGGTTTATATCCACTATGAAGGCAAAGCGCCTCTTGAACATGTCATATTCTTGTTCTCGTATCCCTGGAATCTGCTCAGGCGGCAACATGCCTGCTCCTGAGTCAATTACCATTAAAATCGTACCTGCTATTGCACCTCCAAGTACCTTCTTTATGAAAGAACGCCTATCCTTGTTTATAAGGTTCTTGGCCTCTTCCATACTGATCTCTTTTGGAACTTTAGGGGTTTTACTGGACATTTTCACCCTCCTTGAGCATTGGGAACATCTTATTGGCCATATTGATATACTCGAGGGGTGCGTGTACGAGATGACACTGATTGCACAGATGATCTGGCTCAACTTTCTGCTTTTTGAGATGATCTGGGTAGTAGACCGTTTTAATAACCTTGGGATCCCCTGGCCTGGACCTCACCGCCCTATCGTGACATCTCAAACACAACCTGTTGATCTCACTGCCCTTGTGCACCTTAAGGTAGCCTATGACCTTTCCATCTTTTACATGGTCAGCCAAGGGGCCATGACAAAATTCACAGGAAACCGCACTGTGTTTACCCTTTGCATGGTATTCGAAATCCCACTCATGGCACTGCTTGCAGGAGGCATCAGTCTCATGCACCAATGGCCTGCTAATCTCTTCATCGATGTATGCTGCCCTATAATGGCCATAGCGCCCAAAGGTCCCAGGGGTAAAAACTATCTTTGCTATCACGACAATGGCGATCACCCCCAGCAGCACAAGGCCCATTCTCTTTAAATGAGTTTTTGATCCTGTTTGCACCTATGACCTCCTCTCTAAAAAGGCATTACTCCCCGACCGCGCCTTGAAAGGCCATGCAAATCGACTCATGGTCGTTATATCTCAAAACCAAGTAAAGTTGTTGTTAAAGATGTAACAAACCTGTTAAAAAAGGAGCAAGCCAAGATCCTTGACAATCCTTGTCTAACTAGGTATGCTTGCGAGTCCCGCTGTAATAGTCGGGGGTAGTACGCGTTTATTCAATGACGGAGGAAGGACAATGTACGCTGTAATAGAAACAGGTGGAAAACAGTATAAGGTTACCCCGGGTGAGGTATTGAATATTGAAAAGCTGGATGCAGAGGTAGGAAGCGAAGTCTTCTTTGAAAAGGTCTTAGTAGTGGAAAAAGACAACGATATCAAAATAGGTGCCCCGGTAGTAGAAGGCGCCAAGGTGTCTGCAGAGGTCATCGAGCATGGAAAAGGGAATAAGGTGATCGTCTTCAAAAAGAAGCGTCGCAAAGGCTACAAGGTAAAACGTGGGCACAGACAGCATTACACTACTGTAGCCATTAAGGCAATAGAAGCCTAAGCAAAGGAGGTCACAATGGCACATAAGAAAGCTGGTGGAAGCAGTAAAAACGGAAGAGACAGTATTGGTCAGAGGCGAGGCGTCAAGCGCTTCGGAGGACAATTCGTCCGCGCTGGAAATATCTTGGTAAGACAACTCGGCACCAAATTTCATCCTGGTAAAAACGTGGGCATGGGCAAAGACTATACCCTTTTTGCCAAGATCGACGGAGTTGTAAAATTTGAAACAAGGAGAAACAGGCAGCTCGTAAGCGTCTATCCTGCAGCATAAAAATCCCACCTAAGTCCTTAACGGCAAAGGGTGATTAGTTGCAGAGTTTACGTAAAAAGATATCTTTGACTTAAACAAAAGGCCCTCAAACATTTTGAGGGTCTTGTTTTCTTGATAATATTCACATGAAACAAAACCTCAGTTTTTCTCCAGACGTCGCTTGGCCTGCCTACACACTGTCCCATACCCTGTAAGTCATTAGTGCATCCATGCTGCGCATCTTTATGCCGGAATCTCAAGTTTTTTGAGGGAAAAACTATGAATGGGACAAACTGGGAATGCTCCCTTGGCAAAGGCTAGAGTTAGGTTTTATATTTTTCAAGGGAATTAAAGAAAAAACACTACAAAAAGACAATGAAATTTTTAGACGAAGCCAAAATATTTGTCAAAGCTGGGGACGGCGGACCTGGATGCGTCAGTTTCAGAAGGGAACGCTATGTTCCCAGAGGTGGGCCAGATGGCGGTGATGGTGGCAAGGGAGGAGATGTAGTATTCGTAGTCGACCCATCCTTAAACACTCTTTCTGAATTCAGGCGGAAAAAGCGTTTTATTGCCCAACGCGGTGAGGCTGGCAGAGGAAAGAGCCAGCATGGAAGGGCGGGAAAAGACCTTGTAGTCAGAGTCCCACCTGGCACCATTGTAAAGGATGCAGAAACTGGGAGGATTTTAAAGGATCTTACCACGCCTGGCACTCGCTGGATTGCTGCAAGAGGTGGAAAGGGCGGAAAGGGCAACGAACGATTCAAATCTGCTACACGCCAGGCCCCGAGGTTTGCCCAGCCAGGCCGCCCCGGTGAGGAGAGATGGCTCGATCTTGAACTCAAATTGATAGCAGACGTAGGCCTGGTTGGAGAGCCCAATGCGGGAAAATCCACCTTTCTTTCCAGAGTTACTTCAGCACGGCCCAAAATAGCAGATTATCCCTTTACTACAATTCGGCCCATGCTTGGAGTCGCAGATCTTACAGATGAGAGGACCCTTGTCATAGCAGACATCCCAGGGCTTATAGAGGGCGCCCACAAGGGTATAGGCATGGGGCATCAATTTCTAAAGCATATTGAACGGACCAAGGTTTTACTCATCATACTAGATCTATCCCTTGGGAAGGCTGCTGCCCTAAAGTCCTTTGAGACCCTAATGAATGAACTAAGCGGATACCATGACTCATTGAATAGAAAGCCTCTGGTGGTGGCCTTGAACAAAATTGATCTTCTTGGTGTTTCCGAAAGGAGTGAGTGCGTGGAACTCTGCAACTATTTTATACAAAAGGGAATCTCCTGCCATCCCATCTCAGGCGTAACTGGCGAAGGGGTTGCCCAGCTATTGGAAACCCTTTGGCTAAAGGCCCGTGGGCCTAATCCAGATGACCTTCCTGGCTGTATATAGAGTACCGTTTAGTACCAAGCCCACACCTATCTCATAAGGTCCCTCTGGCAATCCTGATGGAATAATGCCATCACCCAATGGGGCTTCTTTGGCCCCAACCAGGACAAAATTTTCAATGTCCTCTGTAAACAAAACAGGGCTTCCAAAGGGTTGAGTAAAAAGCACAGGCTCAGATGATGCTATACCAGGCCAAGTATAATAGGTATTAGTGCGCCTGCCGTCATAATCAATTGGGCCATTGATCCTTATGGCAATATCTCCGTAACCACCTGAGACATTGATAAGTGATAGAGAGACCTCGAGCCTATCTCCATAAGAGAGCCCTTGATCCCCAGAAAAACCCAATTTCACTCGGGGAACGTCCGGGTTACCTTGCGAGCCGTCCTTTGATGCTAGGCTACACGCATTAACCAGGCCAAATCCAGATTGCGGATCAAACCCTGGGTTATACAAATCAACTGCAGATTCAAGCACCCGGGCCATAATGTTTTCAGGAGCATCGTTTGGGTAGCTGCTCATATAAAGGGCAATCACTCCGCTAACTATTGCTGCTGCAGGGGAGGTTCCGGTCACACCAATATAGCTGTGTCCCAACCACGTGCTCATAAGATCAAGTCCTGGGGCCACCAGTGAGAGCCCTTCTCCCCGATTACTGGCTTGAATCAAATGATTGTTGGCATCAATGGCACCAACCCCGATCACAGTGCTGAATCTTGCAGGAACCGCCACTTCCATTCCGCTATTTCCTGCGGCCGCAACAACGATCTTTCCCCTAGAGCGTGCATATTCAATAGCTGCCTTTACCCATTCTACCTCACTATCTATAGTAAGGCTGAGATTTATAATAGAGGCCTCGGTTGTGGCTGCTGCAATTATGGCAGCTGCAAGGTCTGACGAGTAGAAGGATCCTTCTCCTCCTCTGTTTATTTTAAAAGGTATTATTTTGGCATTTGGAGCCACACCGCAAAAGCCCTTTGAATTCATGCAATTGCCGGCTATCAATCCTGCCATGAGGGTGCCATGCCCGTTTTCATCAGATGGGTCATGATCATTGTCGCCAAAGTCATAGCCCTTGTCATAGAGAACGTTTCCTGAAAGACCCTCATGGGTCCAGTCCACACCTGTATCTATAAGGGCTATGATAAGCCCGTCCCCAGTAGTCTTAGACCATACGTCGCTTGCGCAAAGACTCGATAACCACTGGGAGCTGCTACTAGGAGTAGTTGATTGAGTAGCCAGACTGATATGGCCGGTTAGATCTCGAAATCCAGAATCGATTTTTTTCTCAGATTCTACCACAACCCATGGGAGGGGATCTAGGCTGTGAACAACCTTGGCCTGTTGAAGTTCGCTATTCAGACCGTCTTTTGGCACAATAAAACGATAGGTTGCCCCAAAGGTAGATCCCGAAAACAGAAGAAACAACAAAACTAGAAATCTTAATACGATCATTCCAATCATAGGCATCAAAAAAGCGGCCCATAAAGGGCCGCTTCTGTTCTATTCAAGGGAGGGGCGCTCCCCTCCCAATCAATAGCTAGATGTTACTCAACAGTTACCCTGTAAGCAGCACCCCTGAAGGTGGAGAAGTCTCCGCCTACTGCATAACCGTAGTAGATATCGTAACTACCTGGGAAGTTGCTGAGATCAATGCCATTAATACCTAAGTCGAAGCACTGCTCAGCACCAAGTGTTGCACTGGCGAAAGAAGGTATATCGCCACCCTGGTACAGATCCCAGGTTACCTGGCCGAAGAGACCCTGTGATGCAACGTAAAAATCGCTTCCTATAGCAATTGCTGCATAGAGATCGGCGCTCTGTCCCTGAGCATCGTCAGGTACGTTGAGGCACGGTGCAATAGTGACGTTTGTCACATCTGCTGGCTTCACCTCATTTGCAGCAGGATCGAGGTTTGCTGCCTCAACAGCATCCATCTTTGGAGAAGTGGCTGGAGGTGCTGGTGGAGCTGCGACTGCTTCTCTTGTTACAGTAAAGGTCTTTGAAGCAGTAACAGACCCGTCAGCACTGGTGAGTGTAATAGTGAATTCTCCGGTACTTTCACCTACGGCAATAGTCAGGACCTCTCGCCCAGGATTAGTTGTGAAGTCAACAAGTTGGCCTGAAGCATAGGCTCCACCGTACAAACCAGTAATGGTTGGATTTACACTACCACTCCAAGAAATGGTTACACCTGGAGTATAAACATATCTCTTTCCACTTTGATCAAGACTCTCAATCTCTACACCCACCTCAGCATTTACAGGTATTGCAGTCTGCTCAACATTGATAGCGAGATTCGTCAATGTTTTTGCACTTGGTACATCAACACTAATATCGTTTGCTGTAACACCTGGTTTCGTATATGCAAATGATAAGGTGTCAGTACCAGTGAATTTAGCTGGATCATAGGTGATAGTTACTACATCTCCAGTCTCACCGGCCTTAAGCACGCTATTTCCGCCTGCGATAGATACACTACCATTCTGAGAAGTTACAGATATAGTGCCTGCATTTGCAACGGTTATATTATTACCATATGGGTCTGTCATGCGGAGCTGGCTTTCGTTAAAGGTAGCCACGAAATTTGTTCCAGATGGAGTTGCCTTTAATGCAGTCACCTCTTCATTATGCCCATTTACTAATTTCCCTGTGCTTGGACTTGCGGCAGTAATATCGCCGGTAGTGTCATTGCCTTGGTTGGCAACTGTTACTTCACCATATGCACCAAGACTATCTGCGATAATATAGTATTCATCGCTGGCCACACTCAGTGTACCAGTAGCTTTCTGGAACAATGCTTCTATTGTAGAAGAGGCCTGAGCCAAAGAAACCTCTATGGTCTCTACTACCTGTCCTTTTACTACATGCTTTACCACGATAGTAGTTGCCTTGCTGGTTGAAACATACTCATCAGCTCCGGCTGCACTACCAGGTGCTACATAGGAACCATCTGCTGCAGTATTTGAAGTGGTATTTCCATCAAGAGCGACATCGAATGCTTTAAATGATACACCAGCGGAAACTGGTGCAGTCCAGGCGGAGTTCACTTGTGCAATGAGATTTCTGTCAACCACCTTGATAGCTAGTGGATCCGATGCCTGAATCGTTGCATCAGTTGGAATTGATGCTACAAGTGAAGTAGTACCTAACTTAAGCACCTCACCTGGTGCATTTCCCAATACATCTGTACCTTTGGAAGCGTTATTGACTATGCTAATACTAAGTGCGGTATCACTTACCACAGAATTACTGTCCTTAAACTGAAGAGCAATAGAACTTCCAGTAGCATTTTTGGTTTTATTACCATATTTATCCAACAAATAAGCTGTGATGGTTGTTCCAGCGGCGTTTGTAGCATCGTTACTGATTACACTCTTCTCAGATGTGAGCATCAATTTTACGATTTCAGCTTTTGGATTGACAATTAGAGTATCATCGTCTGTGACATCCACAGAATCTCCTTCAAAACCAGACAATGTTGCCTTAATGTAATAGCAACCTGCTTCTGTCACAGTTGTTGGCACAGTGACATAAGCAACACCAGCACTCATTGTACCTTCAAAGGAATAAGTGTTAGAAGCAGCATTCAGCCCAGTATAAGTATCATAGCAGTTGGCCTTTGGATATAGAGTAACAGTTACAGTACCAGCGGCTGTTGTATCCACGGCGCCTGCATCATTATAGGCAACAACCTTAATCTGGCCACCAGCTGCTCCGGCAGTCATTACTCCGTCAATACCGCCTACGATGCTTGTATCAGAAACACCACTTAAGTCGGAAGCACTTCTGTTAAATGCATCCACGTCAATAGATGCTACTGAGCTAGATACTGCATTAACAGTAACAGTCTTGGTAGTGGTGTCTATAGTATTGTAAGTAACACCACCCTGCTCATTGAAAAACTTTTCCTGCAAGGTAACGGTTATAGTGTCAACTCCGCTGACAGTTGCAGGATAAGAAATGTTAACCTTACCTACGCCTTGAGTTAAGGTAACATATTTAACACTAGCGGCAAAATTTCCGGCAGCTGGGTTAGCACCACTGGTACCACCAACAACATTCACGGTCCCCAACTGACTGGTAACTACTGCCATTATAGTAGCACCGAACTGCTCGCCGTAGAGATCCACCTCTCCGTT carries:
- the rplU gene encoding 50S ribosomal protein L21 encodes the protein MYAVIETGGKQYKVTPGEVLNIEKLDAEVGSEVFFEKVLVVEKDNDIKIGAPVVEGAKVSAEVIEHGKGNKVIVFKKKRRKGYKVKRGHRQHYTTVAIKAIEA
- a CDS encoding 4Fe-4S dicluster domain-containing protein; translated protein: MSSKTPKVPKEISMEEAKNLINKDRRSFIKKVLGGAIAGTILMVIDSGAGMLPPEQIPGIREQEYDMFKRRFAFIVDINRCIGCGSCCVADKNEYNVPDPFARTWIERYIIAEDGEVFVDSPDGGINGFQPRTDIKKPIRDAFFVPKLCNMCKDPPCVQVCPVGATFQTPDGFVLIDYEQCVGCAYCVQACPYGVRYIHPERHTSDKCTWCYHRVRRGLLPACVNACPTKARRFGDLNDKNSEVYKILHSPNILTVLKKDMGTNPNLYYLGARQEVM
- a CDS encoding S8 family peptidase; its protein translation is MIVLRFLVLLFLLFSGSTFGATYRFIVPKDGLNSELQQAKVVHSLDPLPWVVVESEKKIDSGFRDLTGHISLATQSTTPSSSSQWLSSLCASDVWSKTTGDGLIIALIDTGVDWTHEGLSGNVLYDKGYDFGDNDHDPSDENGHGTLMAGLIAGNCMNSKGFCGVAPNAKIIPFKINRGGEGSFYSSDLAAAIIAAATTEASIINLSLTIDSEVEWVKAAIEYARSRGKIVVAAAGNSGMEVAVPARFSTVIGVGAIDANNHLIQASNRGEGLSLVAPGLDLMSTWLGHSYIGVTGTSPAAAIVSGVIALYMSSYPNDAPENIMARVLESAVDLYNPGFDPQSGFGLVNACSLASKDGSQGNPDVPRVKLGFSGDQGLSYGDRLEVSLSLINVSGGYGDIAIRINGPIDYDGRRTNTYYTWPGIASSEPVLFTQPFGSPVLFTEDIENFVLVGAKEAPLGDGIIPSGLPEGPYEIGVGLVLNGTLYTARKVIWIRPTGL
- the rpmA gene encoding 50S ribosomal protein L27, producing the protein MAHKKAGGSSKNGRDSIGQRRGVKRFGGQFVRAGNILVRQLGTKFHPGKNVGMGKDYTLFAKIDGVVKFETRRNRQLVSVYPAA
- a CDS encoding cytochrome c3 family protein, with translation MQTGSKTHLKRMGLVLLGVIAIVVIAKIVFTPGTFGRYGHYRAAYIDEEISRPLVHETDASCKQCHEWDFEYHAKGKHSAVSCEFCHGPLADHVKDGKVIGYLKVHKGSEINRLCLRCHDRAVRSRPGDPKVIKTVYYPDHLKKQKVEPDHLCNQCHLVHAPLEYINMANKMFPMLKEGENVQ
- the obgE gene encoding GTPase ObgE; translation: MKFLDEAKIFVKAGDGGPGCVSFRRERYVPRGGPDGGDGGKGGDVVFVVDPSLNTLSEFRRKKRFIAQRGEAGRGKSQHGRAGKDLVVRVPPGTIVKDAETGRILKDLTTPGTRWIAARGGKGGKGNERFKSATRQAPRFAQPGRPGEERWLDLELKLIADVGLVGEPNAGKSTFLSRVTSARPKIADYPFTTIRPMLGVADLTDERTLVIADIPGLIEGAHKGIGMGHQFLKHIERTKVLLIILDLSLGKAAALKSFETLMNELSGYHDSLNRKPLVVALNKIDLLGVSERSECVELCNYFIQKGISCHPISGVTGEGVAQLLETLWLKARGPNPDDLPGCI
- the nrfD gene encoding NrfD/PsrC family molybdoenzyme membrane anchor subunit, translating into MTELTGFILPNEHHVHWSFMIVLYPYITGIIAGAFIVSSLYHVFNIKALKPVSRFSLVFAFAFWTCCTLPLLNHLGHPERAFKMLITPSPTSAMAGFGYIYGSYGLLLIMEILLVYRETLVDMYHRTQGVLKKLYWLLTFGVTQVTPQSREADKKVIKFLAAIGIPWACTLHGYVGFIFGGVKAVHWWFTPLMPVVFLLSASVSGIAGITLLYILIMKFKGEEPDANCIKTLVKFLWGFFILDLTMELLDVGVHAYLRVEHWHIVEGLLNGPLYTTFWTLQMGVFSVIPFVLLAWLSLTNVSTPTLKFFASLVSVMILFQVILMRWNVVIGGQLISKSGRGYASFDLEFLGKEGLLAGLIILALPLVVLFILSKIFPLWHPAKPEAEAS